In a single window of the Rattus norvegicus strain BN/NHsdMcwi chromosome 6, GRCr8, whole genome shotgun sequence genome:
- the Gemin6 gene encoding gem-associated protein 6 isoform 1 (isoform 1 is encoded by transcript variant 2), with product MSEWTKKSPLEWEDYVYKEVRVIASEKEYKGWLLTTDPVSANIVLVNFLEDGRLCVTGIMGHSVQTVETVSEGDHRVREKLMHLFTSADCKGYSPEDLEKKKTSLKKWLEKNHIPVTEEGDTQRTLCVAGVLTIDPPYAPENCSSSNEIILSRIQDLIQGHLSASQ from the exons ATGAGTGAATGGACGAAGAAAAGCCCCTTAGAATGGGAGGATTACGTTTACAAAGAAGTGAGAGTGATAGCCAGTGAGAAGGAGTATAAAGGATGGCTGCTAACCACAGACCCAGTCTCTGCCAA CATTGTCCTCGTGAACTTCCTTGAAGATGGCAGACTATGTGTGACTGGAATTATGGGACATTCTGTGCAGACAGTGGAAACTGTAAGCGAAGGGGACCACAGAGTAAGAGAGAAGCTGATGCATCTGTTCACATCTGCAGATTGTAAAGGGTACAGCCCTGAGGatctggaaaagaagaaaaccagccTAAAGAAATGGCTTGAGAAGAACCACATCCCTGTCACTGAAGAGGGAGACACACAAAGGACTCTCTGTGTGGCTGGGGTTCTTACTATAGACCCACCATATGCTCCAGAAAATTGCAGCAGCTCTAACGAGATTATTCTGTCCCGAATTCAGGATCTTATTCAAGGCCATCTTTCAGCTTCCCAGTGA
- the Gemin6 gene encoding gem-associated protein 6 isoform 2 (isoform 2 is encoded by transcript variant 3): MGHSVQTVETVSEGDHRVREKLMHLFTSADCKGYSPEDLEKKKTSLKKWLEKNHIPVTEEGDTQRTLCVAGVLTIDPPYAPENCSSSNEIILSRIQDLIQGHLSASQ; encoded by the coding sequence ATGGGACATTCTGTGCAGACAGTGGAAACTGTAAGCGAAGGGGACCACAGAGTAAGAGAGAAGCTGATGCATCTGTTCACATCTGCAGATTGTAAAGGGTACAGCCCTGAGGatctggaaaagaagaaaaccagccTAAAGAAATGGCTTGAGAAGAACCACATCCCTGTCACTGAAGAGGGAGACACACAAAGGACTCTCTGTGTGGCTGGGGTTCTTACTATAGACCCACCATATGCTCCAGAAAATTGCAGCAGCTCTAACGAGATTATTCTGTCCCGAATTCAGGATCTTATTCAAGGCCATCTTTCAGCTTCCCAGTGA